The genomic interval TCCCCAAGCATTGTCCCAATTTCTACCGTAAATTAGAGGTGATTCATCCGGAAAGTCATTTGGACTGTCTTTGTAATACAGATTATGATATAAGCGAATATCATTTCCACCATCAAGATTTTTTTCCTTTTTGTACTCAGCAACAAACCATGAACGTGCCTTTCCATCCTGCCAGCCTATGCCACCAGGGGCGTAGAACTGCGTACGCTGAAAACCCGTCGCCATGGATGCGCTGTTACCTGTTCCGCCTTTATTTTCATCGTCAAATTGAATCTCAAATATCCCCTCTTTATTGTTCTCATTATAGTGAGTGAAGTTATCCATGTAATCGTCCACCAGACCGTAAAGGCTACCCTCTTTATCAATCAGCCACTGCAATTCATTTTTAGCTTCTTGATACTTATGCTGTTGCATATATGCTTTGGCCAGAAGAGCTTTAGCCGCACCAATAGTAGCACGCCCGAGGTTGGCATCATCCCAGGTCTCCGGCAATTTTGCTATCGCACTTTGCAGATCAATCTCTACTTGAGCCCAGATCTGCTCCTGTGGAACCTCTTCTGGCTTATAACTACCATCTTTTGGTTCTAGTACCAGGGCGCCTTTTTCCCAAAGGACAGCTATTTGGAAGTACCATAATGCTCTTAAAAATTCAGCTTGCCCTATGACCCGGTTTTTCGTAGTCTCGTCGGCAAAGGGTATTTCCGGTGTAAACTTAAGAACTTGATTTGCCCTGAAGATACCCACATAAAAGTCTTCCCAGTGAACATTATTACCCTCCCAGAAATTATAGTTTACGTAGTTAAATCGTGTCCAGTCGGCAAGCTCATTCCACGGGCTTGTACTCCACCCTTCATCCGAACCTAAATCGTAACGAAACGATAGCCAACGCATCCAGGTTCCCTCTTTGTAAAACCTGCTATATGCTGCATTTAAGCCTTTTTGTGCATCGTCTTCAGTTTTCCAAAAAGTTTCTGTGGTGGGCTCATTGGGGTTATTGATGTCCAATAAACTTTTCTTACATGATCCTGCAATTCCAAGAAGCAGGAGTCCGCATATTGTTAATTTAAATCTTTTCATCGTCTAAGTTTTTTACAGATAATTAAAAACTCACTTGCAGCCCAAGCATAAATGTCCGTGCATTTGGGAAAGCCATGTTATCAGTTCCCCGATCCCAAACATTCGTATTGACAAAATCAGGATCCAACCCTTTGTACTTCGTAATCGTTATCAGGTTGTTACCTGTAACAAACACGCGCAATCCATTTAAACGAATCCGGTT from Pedobacter indicus carries:
- a CDS encoding RagB/SusD family nutrient uptake outer membrane protein, producing MKRFKLTICGLLLLGIAGSCKKSLLDINNPNEPTTETFWKTEDDAQKGLNAAYSRFYKEGTWMRWLSFRYDLGSDEGWSTSPWNELADWTRFNYVNYNFWEGNNVHWEDFYVGIFRANQVLKFTPEIPFADETTKNRVIGQAEFLRALWYFQIAVLWEKGALVLEPKDGSYKPEEVPQEQIWAQVEIDLQSAIAKLPETWDDANLGRATIGAAKALLAKAYMQQHKYQEAKNELQWLIDKEGSLYGLVDDYMDNFTHYNENNKEGIFEIQFDDENKGGTGNSASMATGFQRTQFYAPGGIGWQDGKARSWFVAEYKKEKNLDGGNDIRLYHNLYYKDSPNDFPDESPLIYGRNWDNAWGNDMFIRKYSTSYFRDREDYFAPNNYRILRYADVLLMYAECIVETGGSITEAASYVNKVRQRPSVNLPTLQNSVHKASLNSKEAFIKRLQMERSLELCFEGWRWADLKRWGLLDSQAGIDELKTRDADFNNFVVGKHNRLPIPQIEVDNSDGKLTQNPGY